The following are from one region of the Stanieria sp. NIES-3757 genome:
- a CDS encoding Excinuclease ABC C subunit domain protein, with protein MIADSAILQLPQVSLHTKELLPEYSGIYYVLDEKNTVWYIGKAKNLRKRWQGKSHHRIYQLQAQKKQSFTIYYESIIHSELDNIEKQRIAKYQPHLNSSPVKTKKVRPTETLLRETIVAISDFAFILGVEPPRKNIESQINLEWLKSQKILNLNIIHICLDWEIFKEKFNPESVDENEAIIKAAFNNRKIYANKWEGCPQKYPFVYRLSINGYVIEIDILNFWSLNNEVKQFQEYNQINLAQENIKVITPESLTKIKQQSDKAQGNRRLFLQRLYPYTCDLISLHFKESIYRESVKQKLIQISQDHKTGQRGVGSRYQPTDLVLTTIEELLISRGINSEKYNRSNIIGINRGNKIGLYIKCFFRENHKDIKLKFDSLGQGIINNKQVMSSSRQLNTVYLLTSIDKLAWLLVEEYLQDFAKVATGLKDLKNGEGYVEKFYVSARKYIVPAKVNIKLETIGYSAWIPFGFNEEYNTFELAKQEIIRRLKNSDLPELKLTFKRESITK; from the coding sequence TCGGAAAAGCAAAAAACCTTCGTAAACGTTGGCAGGGAAAATCTCATCATCGTATTTACCAATTACAAGCACAAAAGAAACAATCTTTTACTATCTATTACGAATCAATCATTCATTCAGAGTTAGACAATATCGAAAAGCAACGTATTGCCAAGTACCAGCCACATCTTAACTCTAGTCCAGTTAAAACTAAAAAAGTACGCCCCACAGAAACATTACTGAGAGAAACTATCGTTGCGATTTCAGATTTTGCTTTTATTTTAGGAGTTGAACCACCAAGAAAAAATATTGAATCTCAAATTAACCTTGAATGGCTAAAATCCCAAAAAATACTCAATTTAAATATTATTCATATTTGTTTAGACTGGGAAATCTTTAAGGAAAAATTCAATCCAGAGTCAGTAGATGAAAATGAAGCAATTATTAAAGCAGCATTTAATAATCGTAAGATTTATGCTAACAAGTGGGAAGGTTGTCCTCAAAAATATCCTTTTGTTTATCGTCTTTCCATTAATGGCTATGTAATTGAAATAGATATCTTAAACTTTTGGAGCTTAAACAACGAAGTTAAACAATTTCAAGAATACAATCAAATTAATTTAGCTCAAGAAAATATCAAAGTAATCACACCAGAATCTCTAACTAAAATCAAACAACAGAGTGACAAAGCACAAGGTAATCGGCGTTTATTTTTACAAAGATTATATCCTTATACTTGTGATTTAATTTCTTTACATTTCAAGGAATCAATATATAGAGAATCTGTTAAACAAAAATTAATTCAAATTAGCCAAGACCATAAAACAGGTCAAAGAGGAGTAGGAAGCCGTTATCAACCTACCGATTTGGTCTTAACTACTATTGAAGAGTTACTTATTAGTCGTGGAATTAACTCTGAGAAATATAATAGAAGCAATATAATTGGGATTAATAGAGGAAATAAAATTGGATTATATATTAAATGTTTTTTTAGGGAAAATCATAAAGATATAAAATTAAAGTTTGATAGTTTAGGACAAGGAATAATAAATAATAAACAAGTTATGTCTTCTTCTCGTCAACTTAATACTGTCTATCTTTTAACCAGTATTGATAAACTAGCTTGGTTATTGGTAGAAGAATACTTACAAGATTTTGCTAAAGTCGCTACAGGATTAAAAGATTTAAAAAATGGAGAAGGTTACGTAGAAAAATTTTATGTTTCTGCTCGAAAATATATCGTACCTGCTAAAGTAAATATCAAACTAGAAACTATCGGCTATAGTGCTTGGATTCCTTTTGGATTTAATGAAGAATATAATACTTTTGAATTAGCCAAACAAGAAATTATCAGAAGACTAAAAAATTCTGATTTACCAGAATTAAAACTAACTTTCAAACGAGAAAGTATCACCAAATAA